The proteins below come from a single Mesobacillus jeotgali genomic window:
- a CDS encoding ABC transporter ATP-binding protein: MSSEVLSITGLKKSYGSKEVLKGIDLKVDRGEIIGYIGPNGAGKSTTVKLMLGLEEGYSGKIEIFGEDIAGQGGSYKQRIGYIPETSEMYDSLTAQEYLTFVAELYGMGYDDADRKAEQLFDVFGLGDVYHSRISSFSKGMRQKTLIVSSFLHNPDLLFLDEPLTGLDANSVMVFKEILARFAAEGKTIFYSSHIMDVVEKISNRIVLLHGGHIVANGSFEDLKAQSKEGSLESIFNQMTGFHEHEDRAAEFVSIVREG; this comes from the coding sequence ATGTCTTCGGAAGTATTATCGATCACCGGCCTGAAAAAATCGTATGGCAGCAAAGAAGTGCTGAAGGGAATAGATTTAAAGGTTGATAGAGGTGAGATTATTGGATACATAGGGCCGAACGGTGCGGGTAAAAGCACGACGGTAAAATTGATGCTTGGTCTCGAGGAAGGGTATTCTGGCAAGATTGAGATTTTTGGAGAGGATATCGCTGGGCAGGGAGGCAGCTATAAACAGAGAATCGGTTATATCCCCGAGACGTCGGAAATGTATGATTCGCTTACAGCCCAGGAGTATTTGACATTCGTGGCCGAGCTGTATGGGATGGGTTATGACGATGCCGACCGGAAAGCGGAGCAGCTGTTTGATGTGTTTGGCCTTGGTGATGTCTATCATTCTCGCATTTCGTCTTTTTCGAAAGGAATGAGGCAGAAAACATTGATTGTTTCGAGCTTCTTACATAATCCAGATTTGCTTTTCCTTGATGAGCCGTTGACGGGACTGGATGCGAACAGTGTGATGGTGTTTAAAGAAATCCTTGCGAGGTTCGCAGCAGAAGGGAAAACGATTTTTTATTCGTCCCATATCATGGATGTCGTCGAGAAGATCAGCAATCGGATCGTCCTGCTGCACGGTGGCCATATCGTGGCGAATGGGAGCTTTGAAGATTTGAAGGCTCAGAGCAAAGAGGGCTCTCTCGAAAGCATTTTCAACCAGATGACCGGTTTTCATGAGCATGAGGACCGTGCTGCTGAATTTGTATCCATTGTCAGGGAGGGGTGA
- a CDS encoding ABC transporter permease, which translates to MNFLKRSFLSVKARKGKSLLQIFVFSVICVLVLAGLSIQTAAKKSSDLARQKLGADVTLQVDMEKMREKMQAQQASGERRRIQSTPIPVETAKALTSYEQIKGYNFFSSTTALASNFEPITDEESETTEDSTNTQAEGSGGRMGGGMAPGDISLQGVSFTDSTAEFLDGTATIVEGEHLTEEDQGENITLIEQTLAEENDLKIGDTITVSNPRDETSTLELQIKGIYSTTSTVEQGMDFTAMIPYNKLYVPYTAAATLKGSDYEGSIDSAIFYIDDPAEMESFITQAQKESSIDFETFKLDADDQLYQQMVGPIENVASFSNNIVYLVSIAGAIILGLIVMMSIRERKYEMGVLLAIGERRWKLAGQFIVEILLVAAVSLGIATVSGNEVAKQVSDQLLKQELQAAEQTTAPESFRGRGMGFGGGNMPGGQTEQAETIEEIDVSVTGDDLTLLAMIGMLIAIVSALLPSLTVLRLQPKAILSRQD; encoded by the coding sequence ATGAACTTTTTAAAGCGATCGTTTTTAAGTGTGAAAGCCAGGAAGGGAAAGAGCCTGCTCCAAATCTTTGTGTTTTCGGTGATTTGTGTGCTTGTTCTGGCGGGGCTGTCCATCCAGACTGCGGCAAAGAAATCCAGTGATCTTGCCCGTCAGAAGCTTGGAGCGGATGTTACGCTGCAGGTTGACATGGAAAAAATGCGTGAAAAGATGCAGGCCCAACAAGCAAGCGGTGAACGTCGCCGGATTCAGTCCACTCCGATTCCGGTGGAGACAGCGAAAGCACTGACCTCGTATGAACAAATCAAAGGGTATAATTTTTTCTCATCAACTACAGCTTTAGCCTCGAATTTTGAACCAATCACGGACGAAGAAAGTGAGACAACTGAGGATAGTACTAACACGCAAGCAGAAGGATCTGGTGGCAGGATGGGCGGAGGCATGGCTCCGGGTGACATCAGTCTGCAAGGGGTGAGCTTTACCGATTCCACAGCAGAATTCCTGGACGGCACAGCCACCATCGTAGAAGGGGAGCATCTAACAGAAGAGGATCAGGGAGAAAATATAACTCTTATTGAACAAACGCTTGCAGAAGAAAATGACCTAAAAATAGGCGACACGATCACAGTGTCGAACCCAAGGGATGAAACCAGCACCCTGGAGCTGCAAATCAAAGGAATCTATTCTACGACTTCCACTGTGGAACAAGGGATGGATTTCACCGCCATGATTCCTTATAACAAGTTGTATGTGCCATATACTGCAGCTGCGACGCTTAAAGGCAGTGACTATGAAGGCAGTATCGACAGTGCCATTTTTTACATTGATGATCCTGCTGAGATGGAAAGCTTCATTACCCAAGCACAAAAAGAGAGCAGCATTGATTTCGAAACCTTCAAGCTTGATGCCGATGACCAGCTGTATCAGCAGATGGTCGGTCCAATTGAGAATGTTGCCAGTTTTTCTAATAACATTGTCTATCTGGTATCGATTGCCGGCGCGATTATTTTAGGGCTGATTGTCATGATGTCCATCCGTGAGCGGAAATATGAGATGGGGGTTTTGCTGGCGATTGGGGAACGACGCTGGAAGCTTGCAGGACAATTCATCGTTGAGATTTTGCTCGTTGCAGCGGTTTCCCTCGGTATTGCAACAGTCAGTGGGAATGAAGTGGCTAAACAGGTAAGCGACCAGCTTTTAAAACAAGAACTGCAGGCTGCAGAGCAAACCACTGCACCTGAATCATTCCGCGGCAGAGGCATGGGCTTCGGGGGAGGCAATATGCCAGGCGGTCAAACCGAACAGGCCGAAACGATTGAGGAAATCGACGTAAGTGTGACTGGTGATGACTTAACTCTGCTTGCCATGATTGGGATGCTTATAGCGATTGTATCGGCACTGCTGCCATCCTTGACCGTGTTGCGATTGCAGCCTAAGGCGATATTGAGCAGACAGGATTAA
- a CDS encoding NAD(P)H-binding protein, with product MTILVTGFNGKVGYEVGVKLKEMQIPFKCAVRNVERARERYGSEFDFVALDFSKPETFGKALEGIHEVFLMYPPGDRIEFEAFITQAKQKGVSHIVYLSVKDVQFMPFIHHFKMKS from the coding sequence ATGACGATCTTAGTGACTGGTTTCAATGGTAAGGTTGGTTATGAGGTAGGTGTGAAATTAAAAGAAATGCAAATCCCGTTCAAATGTGCTGTAAGGAATGTGGAACGGGCGAGGGAGCGATATGGATCCGAGTTCGATTTTGTGGCCCTCGATTTTTCAAAACCCGAAACCTTTGGAAAAGCATTGGAAGGAATACATGAGGTATTCCTGATGTACCCGCCTGGAGACCGAATCGAGTTTGAAGCCTTTATCACACAGGCTAAGCAGAAAGGCGTCAGCCATATCGTCTACCTTTCAGTGAAGGACGTCCAATTCATGCCATTCATCCACCATTTTAAAATGAAAAGTTAA
- a CDS encoding response regulator transcription factor → MEEDLILIVEDEREIAELVRDYLEAEGFRSILAFDGLDGLNQFIEHQPAVAVLDVMLPKMDGIELCRRIRAESNIPIMIMSAKKSDTDKIIGLGIGADDYVTKPFSPGELVARIKAQLRRFKHLSVQKEPENIIRFPGFEINLKEYTVFSSGNQVELSAKEFQLLAFMASNKGQVFTKEQLLENVWGYQHVGDTNTITVYVRKLREKIEPDPSEPQYIKTVWGIGYKFDGGSR, encoded by the coding sequence ATGGAAGAAGATTTGATTCTGATTGTGGAAGATGAACGGGAAATTGCCGAGCTTGTCCGTGATTATCTGGAGGCGGAGGGATTCCGAAGCATCTTGGCTTTTGATGGACTTGACGGGCTAAACCAATTCATTGAACATCAGCCTGCGGTGGCCGTGCTTGATGTCATGCTGCCAAAAATGGATGGAATCGAGCTTTGCCGCAGAATCAGAGCGGAGTCGAATATTCCGATTATGATCATGAGCGCGAAAAAGAGCGATACCGACAAGATCATCGGACTCGGAATTGGCGCTGATGATTATGTGACCAAACCGTTCAGCCCGGGGGAGCTTGTTGCAAGGATTAAGGCACAGCTAAGAAGGTTCAAGCATTTATCTGTTCAAAAGGAGCCCGAAAATATAATCAGATTCCCGGGTTTTGAGATTAATTTGAAAGAATACACGGTGTTTTCATCAGGAAATCAGGTTGAGCTTTCGGCAAAAGAGTTTCAATTGCTCGCGTTCATGGCCTCTAATAAGGGCCAGGTATTCACAAAAGAACAGCTGCTCGAAAACGTTTGGGGCTACCAGCATGTGGGTGATACGAACACGATTACCGTATATGTGAGAAAGCTGCGCGAGAAGATTGAACCTGACCCGTCGGAACCACAATATATCAAGACAGTCTGGGGAATCGGCTATAAATTCGATGGTGGAAGCCGATGA
- a CDS encoding ABC transporter permease, protein MSHFFRLVHNENIKIYKRMGTWVMIGILVLVVALVGIFTKFVLDHDSNADWKAQLSAENAQLTESLESAPMLEAQKRLLKERIALNEYRIEHDVEPIKRDSLWGYMVDATTFTGIAALFTIVIAAGMVASEFSWGTVKLLLIRPVSRTKILLAKYASTLLFALLMLLLLFSTSFLFGILFFGFGGAETPYISYSNGRVIEQNMVTHIIELFGFRSIDLIMMVTLAFMISTVFRSSSLAIGISLFLMFTGPQLVQLLSQYDWVKYILFANTDLQQYTTGTPLVEGMTMTFSIVMLLIYFALFAFLSLYIFKKRDVAA, encoded by the coding sequence ATGAGCCATTTTTTCAGGTTAGTTCATAATGAGAATATAAAAATTTATAAACGTATGGGAACATGGGTGATGATCGGGATCCTGGTTCTCGTCGTGGCCCTTGTTGGCATTTTTACAAAATTTGTCCTGGACCATGATAGCAATGCTGACTGGAAGGCACAGCTGAGTGCTGAAAATGCACAGCTTACAGAGAGTCTGGAATCAGCACCAATGCTTGAAGCGCAAAAACGATTGTTAAAGGAAAGAATCGCACTGAATGAATACCGGATTGAACATGATGTTGAACCAATTAAGCGAGATTCACTTTGGGGCTATATGGTTGATGCGACGACATTCACCGGGATTGCGGCTTTGTTCACGATTGTGATTGCCGCGGGGATGGTAGCAAGTGAATTTTCCTGGGGGACAGTCAAGCTGCTGCTCATTCGCCCGGTCAGCAGGACGAAAATCCTTCTTGCAAAATATGCTTCAACCCTGCTTTTCGCACTATTGATGCTTCTGTTATTGTTCAGCACATCTTTCTTGTTCGGAATTCTCTTTTTCGGCTTCGGAGGTGCGGAAACTCCGTATATTTCCTACAGCAATGGAAGGGTTATCGAGCAGAATATGGTTACCCATATTATCGAGCTGTTCGGTTTCAGAAGCATCGACCTGATCATGATGGTGACTTTGGCTTTCATGATTTCGACTGTGTTCCGCAGCAGCTCGCTCGCGATTGGAATTTCGCTGTTCCTGATGTTCACCGGCCCGCAGCTGGTCCAGCTTTTAAGCCAGTACGACTGGGTCAAATACATCCTGTTTGCGAATACGGACTTGCAGCAATACACAACGGGCACCCCGCTTGTTGAAGGAATGACGATGACTTTCTCCATTGTGATGCTGTTGATTTACTTTGCGCTGTTCGCTTTTCTGTCACTGTACATTTTTAAAAAGCGGGACGTTGCGGCTTAA
- a CDS encoding class I SAM-dependent methyltransferase yields MSIEIIKQNKQSWDTVAHHFDGKDALPSYGPFAQTEEELGLFGDISNKKVLDIGCGSGHSLRYMAGRGANELWGVDLSEAQIRTAEETLKDVEHKLFCAPMESEIGLPKQYFDVVYSIYAIGWSTDLAATFELIHSYLKPGGCFIFSWDHPLYANLKGRNGEIYLDGSYQNEGVTQYQNFKGEEAPVIIPKRKMATYINELIRAGFTIDSVIESDVSSGFDGVDEEVSDRYYSLYKARRFPTTMIIKSIKG; encoded by the coding sequence ATGTCTATTGAGATCATTAAACAAAACAAACAAAGCTGGGATACAGTAGCTCACCATTTTGATGGCAAGGACGCGTTGCCCAGCTATGGCCCTTTCGCACAGACTGAAGAGGAATTAGGGTTATTTGGAGACATCAGCAATAAGAAAGTCCTTGATATTGGCTGTGGAAGCGGCCATTCACTTAGATATATGGCTGGCAGGGGTGCGAACGAGCTTTGGGGAGTTGATTTGTCGGAGGCTCAAATTAGGACCGCTGAAGAAACTCTTAAAGATGTGGAACACAAACTGTTTTGTGCTCCAATGGAGTCTGAAATTGGACTGCCAAAGCAATACTTTGACGTGGTTTATTCAATTTATGCAATCGGCTGGTCGACTGATCTTGCTGCCACGTTTGAACTGATCCATTCTTATTTAAAGCCAGGCGGATGCTTTATATTCAGCTGGGACCACCCATTATATGCTAACCTGAAAGGCCGGAATGGTGAAATCTATCTTGATGGATCCTATCAAAATGAAGGGGTAACACAATACCAAAATTTTAAAGGTGAAGAAGCCCCGGTAATCATTCCTAAAAGGAAGATGGCGACTTACATAAATGAATTAATCAGAGCAGGTTTTACGATTGACTCTGTGATAGAAAGCGATGTTTCTTCAGGGTTTGATGGAGTGGATGAGGAAGTATCTGATCGTTACTATTCTTTATACAAAGCAAGGAGATTTCCGACAACGATGATTATTAAATCTATAAAAGGGTGA
- a CDS encoding ABC transporter ATP-binding protein, with amino-acid sequence MKKPIVEIKNLKKVIGDKTIIHGISMEVFPGEVFGFLGPNGAGKTTTIRMMVGLMGITEGQVLINGFSIEKNFEKAISHVGGIIENPEMYKFLSGYDNLLQYARMVPVPVKKERINEIVKLVGLEKRIHEKVKGYSLGMRQRLGLAQALLHSPSLLILDEPTNGLDPAGIREIRTYIRKIAHEEGIAVFVSSHMLSEMQMMCDRIGIIQDGHLVSVESVGDFVGDKVNTVIEVEPVEKAREFVEKTLPELNPKINGNELLVSASREKVPALVKALAEKEFNIYKISSGNKTLEEKFLEMTEGK; translated from the coding sequence ATGAAAAAACCGATTGTTGAGATAAAGAATTTAAAGAAAGTGATTGGAGATAAAACGATTATCCATGGAATCAGCATGGAGGTGTTTCCTGGTGAGGTGTTTGGGTTCCTTGGGCCAAACGGTGCGGGGAAGACGACGACGATCCGGATGATGGTCGGGTTGATGGGCATTACCGAGGGCCAGGTGTTGATCAATGGGTTCAGCATTGAAAAAAACTTTGAGAAGGCGATTTCGCATGTTGGCGGAATCATTGAGAATCCTGAGATGTACAAGTTCCTTTCAGGTTACGATAACTTGCTTCAATATGCGCGGATGGTGCCGGTTCCGGTGAAAAAGGAAAGAATCAATGAAATTGTGAAGCTTGTCGGATTGGAGAAACGGATTCATGAAAAGGTCAAGGGTTATTCTCTCGGAATGAGGCAGAGGCTGGGACTTGCACAGGCATTATTGCATTCGCCTTCTTTATTGATTCTCGATGAGCCGACAAATGGCCTGGATCCTGCCGGAATCAGGGAAATCCGCACCTATATCAGGAAGATTGCCCATGAGGAAGGAATCGCTGTTTTTGTATCCAGCCATATGCTTTCTGAAATGCAGATGATGTGTGATCGGATTGGGATCATCCAGGATGGGCATCTGGTGAGCGTGGAAAGTGTCGGAGACTTTGTCGGGGATAAGGTGAACACGGTGATAGAAGTGGAACCGGTTGAGAAAGCCAGGGAGTTTGTAGAGAAAACACTTCCTGAGCTCAATCCAAAGATTAATGGAAATGAGCTGCTGGTTTCAGCCAGCCGAGAAAAGGTGCCTGCTCTTGTTAAGGCGCTGGCGGAAAAAGAGTTTAACATCTATAAAATCTCTTCCGGGAATAAGACATTGGAGGAAAAATTCCTGGAAATGACGGAGGGGAAATAA
- a CDS encoding ABC transporter ATP-binding protein, which produces MSALLAFQNISYWYKQENKKQEILKNINVNFDRGTFYTIIGPSGSGKTTFLALASALDMPKDGNIFYEGKDIKKIGFTKFRNKYVSIVFQSYNLLPYMTALQNVTTAMEITGSSHKNKKDFALSMLERVGITSQQAKQKVLTLSGGQQQRVSIARALCCDTDLIVADEPTGNLDETTAGEIVKLLQELAHNEGKCVIVVTHDQNIANMSDVTVKLSKGTISITSREHLVTNS; this is translated from the coding sequence ATGAGCGCATTGTTAGCATTTCAGAACATCAGTTACTGGTATAAGCAAGAAAACAAGAAGCAGGAAATTCTCAAAAATATAAATGTCAACTTTGATAGGGGAACCTTTTACACGATCATCGGCCCGTCAGGTTCAGGTAAAACGACATTCCTGGCGCTTGCCAGCGCATTGGATATGCCGAAGGATGGCAACATTTTTTATGAGGGAAAGGATATCAAGAAAATTGGGTTCACCAAGTTCCGCAATAAATATGTTTCGATTGTCTTTCAATCTTATAATCTGCTGCCTTATATGACCGCATTGCAGAATGTGACGACCGCTATGGAAATCACCGGCTCAAGCCATAAAAATAAAAAGGATTTTGCCTTGAGCATGCTGGAGCGAGTGGGGATCACCTCGCAGCAGGCGAAGCAAAAAGTGCTGACCTTAAGCGGCGGACAGCAGCAGCGTGTTTCAATTGCACGCGCACTTTGCTGTGATACGGACCTGATTGTTGCAGATGAACCTACCGGCAACCTGGATGAAACGACTGCGGGCGAAATCGTGAAGCTGCTCCAGGAATTAGCACATAATGAAGGAAAATGTGTGATTGTCGTGACACATGATCAAAATATCGCAAACATGTCGGACGTCACAGTTAAGCTGTCAAAAGGGACTATTTCTATTACCAGCAGAGAACATCTTGTGACAAATAGCTAG
- a CDS encoding sulfite exporter TauE/SafE family protein: protein MDYIILFFIGILATTIGTLAGGGGLISLPSMLVLGIPVHSAIAANKVSNTISSFSSFYHLYREKKITFKESFWIIPVSLIGGVSGGFIASKISSEDMYVVAIGLLIFAFFASFLGKGSMSGDEALKPSGKSVPGLYAIGIYDGLFGPGQGTLMLYLFAHLNIAYIRAVGYVRLATFSSCLGAAITYISTGAVIWPVTIALMLGSVTGAQIGVRIASKLNPNYVKPILRVMTVALIVQVFFERVV from the coding sequence ATGGATTATATCATTCTCTTTTTCATTGGAATTTTAGCGACAACGATTGGGACTTTGGCGGGAGGAGGAGGCTTGATCAGCTTGCCTTCCATGCTTGTGTTGGGCATCCCGGTGCATTCAGCCATCGCCGCGAATAAAGTATCAAATACGATCAGCTCGTTCTCGAGCTTTTATCACCTTTATAGGGAAAAGAAAATTACTTTCAAGGAATCATTCTGGATTATCCCTGTCAGCTTGATTGGCGGGGTCAGCGGCGGCTTCATAGCATCAAAAATTTCAAGTGAAGATATGTATGTGGTGGCGATTGGCTTGCTGATTTTTGCCTTCTTCGCCTCTTTTTTGGGGAAAGGGAGTATGTCAGGTGATGAGGCGTTAAAGCCTTCTGGTAAAAGTGTTCCGGGGTTATACGCAATCGGGATTTATGATGGACTATTTGGGCCGGGACAGGGAACGCTCATGCTCTATTTGTTTGCTCATTTGAACATCGCTTACATCCGGGCGGTTGGATATGTCCGTCTTGCCACGTTTTCAAGCTGCTTAGGTGCAGCGATTACCTATATATCAACTGGAGCTGTAATCTGGCCAGTGACCATCGCCTTGATGTTGGGGTCAGTGACAGGAGCGCAGATTGGCGTCAGGATTGCCAGCAAGCTGAACCCGAACTATGTCAAACCAATTCTGCGGGTGATGACAGTGGCTCTTATCGTACAGGTTTTTTTTGAAAGAGTGGTGTGA
- a CDS encoding sensor histidine kinase: MGAEAEADFRFYQHYRAAIVASILFIALFSSGVDQQAGNEDDLDLLLSEVKSTIDENAGYLTEPALFYEKVSPLLEKYDIELKVFSASGDPIFNSAAHQRSDGASIWPDRLRKFNVDILTQEHGELSAEIKANSFSVQPFRQFQVIIYAVLGGAVIGLSVLAALILLWTWYISKTVLHPLKDIYHATEEVIEGNLDYKIRYVKKDEIGRFIEGFNLLRSHLKKSIEQRQQYEQARKQLIASISHDLRTPLASIKGYVEGLEDGIARNEEMQQKYYRVIKSKTDQLDRLIDDLFEFSKFELEQLSIDKSLVNSSEFFQEAFLSAQMDYRDVDLVLAGPLPSVSLNIDSARIKQVMSNLVDNAVKYGGTKIVMEVGEHGGFVQLSIKDNGQGIHSEDLPYIFNAFYRGEKSRSRESGGTGLGLAIVKYIIEAHGGEIHAKSQPGIGSEFTFTLPLYLRQG; the protein is encoded by the coding sequence ATGGGGGCTGAAGCCGAGGCTGATTTTCGCTTTTATCAGCATTATCGTGCTGCAATTGTGGCATCGATTTTGTTTATAGCATTATTTTCTTCAGGTGTGGACCAACAGGCAGGAAATGAGGATGACCTGGATCTTCTCTTGTCTGAGGTCAAAAGTACGATTGATGAGAATGCAGGGTATCTTACAGAACCAGCTCTTTTTTACGAAAAGGTAAGTCCCCTCCTGGAAAAATATGATATTGAGCTGAAGGTTTTCTCCGCTTCTGGCGATCCTATATTCAATTCGGCAGCCCATCAAAGAAGTGACGGAGCATCTATATGGCCGGATAGGCTCAGGAAGTTCAATGTTGACATACTGACCCAGGAACATGGCGAATTGTCTGCGGAAATTAAGGCTAATTCCTTTTCTGTGCAGCCATTCAGGCAGTTTCAAGTGATTATCTATGCAGTACTTGGAGGGGCTGTTATCGGGCTGTCCGTCCTGGCCGCTCTCATTTTGCTGTGGACATGGTATATTTCGAAGACAGTCCTCCATCCTTTAAAGGACATATACCATGCGACAGAGGAAGTAATTGAAGGGAACCTGGATTATAAAATTAGATACGTAAAAAAAGATGAAATCGGCCGGTTCATCGAGGGATTCAACCTGTTGCGCAGCCACCTGAAAAAGTCAATCGAACAAAGGCAGCAATATGAACAGGCACGAAAGCAGCTGATTGCCAGCATCTCGCATGACCTGCGCACGCCGCTTGCTTCAATCAAGGGCTATGTAGAAGGGCTGGAAGATGGGATTGCCAGGAATGAAGAGATGCAGCAGAAGTATTACCGGGTCATCAAATCGAAGACCGATCAGCTGGACAGGCTGATTGATGATTTGTTCGAGTTTTCCAAGTTCGAGCTTGAGCAGCTATCGATCGATAAGTCCCTTGTGAACAGCTCCGAGTTTTTTCAGGAAGCTTTTCTCAGTGCGCAAATGGATTATCGAGATGTAGATCTGGTGTTGGCTGGGCCGCTGCCGTCGGTCAGTCTGAATATCGACAGCGCTAGAATCAAGCAGGTTATGTCAAACTTGGTTGATAATGCCGTCAAGTATGGCGGGACGAAGATCGTCATGGAAGTAGGGGAACATGGCGGTTTTGTTCAGTTAAGCATAAAGGATAATGGACAGGGGATCCATTCAGAAGATCTGCCATACATCTTCAATGCATTCTACCGCGGAGAAAAATCCCGATCCAGAGAATCGGGCGGAACCGGCCTTGGCCTGGCGATTGTAAAATACATCATCGAAGCACATGGCGGAGAGATCCACGCCAAAAGCCAGCCAGGAATAGGCAGCGAATTTACTTTTACATTGCCTTTGTATCTGAGGCAGGGGTGA